One Candidatus Korarchaeum sp. DNA segment encodes these proteins:
- a CDS encoding putative CRISPR-associated protein has translation MSEVHVITCGASLLTNFSRSTSVEDFLQRYPNLKDLGDPSKNEKFLRELSKEEREILKGAILQYLRQDPRRASAEMNSLFGYIEDVRKEDVLNIKNLISEIHLIRSDTEVGRLAADVLYEYLNSLGLNVSVHVVSGFGSGDFDLAIENLVNKVRGIVKFSGDKLVFNLTGGYKPEVAAMAVLAAENDIEQYYIHEASKKTVTLPSISKLKVRMTKWEKLLMVLATLMNFPFNMDPLEMGLKLTLTAAIVWIAYKRV, from the coding sequence ATGAGTGAGGTCCATGTGATAACGTGCGGCGCCTCGCTACTCACCAACTTCTCCAGGTCAACCTCAGTGGAGGATTTCCTCCAGAGATACCCCAACCTTAAGGACCTGGGTGATCCTAGTAAGAACGAGAAATTCCTGAGGGAGCTTAGCAAAGAGGAGAGGGAGATCCTCAAGGGAGCGATTCTCCAGTACCTAAGACAGGATCCTAGGAGGGCTAGCGCCGAGATGAACAGCCTCTTCGGTTATATTGAGGACGTGAGGAAGGAGGACGTCTTAAACATCAAGAATCTGATAAGCGAGATCCACTTAATAAGGTCGGATACCGAGGTAGGGAGGTTAGCTGCCGATGTGCTCTACGAGTACCTAAACTCCCTGGGCCTGAACGTGAGCGTGCACGTTGTCTCGGGCTTCGGTAGCGGGGATTTCGATTTAGCGATAGAGAACTTGGTGAATAAGGTCAGAGGGATAGTGAAGTTCAGTGGGGACAAGTTGGTCTTCAACCTCACCGGAGGCTACAAGCCGGAGGTAGCTGCTATGGCCGTATTGGCTGCCGAGAACGACATAGAGCAATACTACATACATGAGGCCTCAAAGAAGACGGTTACCTTGCCCTCAATATCGAAGCTTAAGGTCAGGATGACGAAGTGGGAGAAGCTGCTCATGGTGCTGGCCACGCTGATGAACTTCCCATTCAACATGGACCCCCTGGAGATGGGCCTGAAGCTCACGCTCACGGCAGCCATCGTGTGGATAGCCTACAAGAGGGTCTAG
- the cas3 gene encoding CRISPR-associated helicase Cas3' codes for MALDVLRRAVEEAREMGEGLEDPDEKESHQGKTLSTHVSECSEMSKRICDIFGIEEKFRRFSEVICALHDLGKLHPEWGFGKRSIKHSFVGFEVLNKLKERGKLTEITGLNEGEQDLLLFMIKKHHSALRVSRKGGFKEYEALSWLKKHPEDALGYADSFGAFKLADFASAMGMMDRVSRLLEADWPGPERALSMLDQLNGDKFRKQLEISRCKGHVSLAAPTGWGKTLVGVMSGIPDGARYTKLFYSLPTITAIRKMRERMGRYFDPEDVGEYFYFVDVDLFREVREDEEESRLLDFYRLFIPKVNITTVDQILLTLMRAGKYHMRRFELRGSVIVFDEYHLLPARMIGALAELLSWYAPRYGMKVLLMTATPLKVYEDILKSSLGDVRAYDLSGEYSKLRRHRMELIEDMSKGLELAEELVKEGKRVLVVMNTVGRAMEFYKGLKASEKLLLHSRFTVNDRYEKEGNIENCRVLVATQVAEVSLDVSFDALITDLAPIPAMIQRMGRTNRYGSSDVREPNVYVMKLDQDHEPYSYEEMAYSLLLLEEMADRIGEEGEGIYLEMLREYDELVRDSLLQKVNELRNAVRESVLEENQVLALDVNEERIARELREEASVLVVPSEFEDEVRDLFSKMRDASYEERNRIWAEIKGYMVPVRLWMAMKYGRDVPGIPLRVIRGRYDRELGLLIDRSS; via the coding sequence GTGGCCCTGGACGTGCTGAGGAGGGCGGTCGAGGAAGCTAGGGAGATGGGAGAGGGGCTGGAGGACCCCGATGAGAAGGAGTCCCATCAGGGGAAGACCCTCTCGACGCATGTCAGTGAGTGCTCGGAGATGTCGAAGCGTATCTGTGATATCTTCGGGATTGAGGAGAAGTTTAGGCGTTTTTCTGAGGTGATCTGCGCCCTCCACGACCTGGGCAAGCTCCATCCCGAGTGGGGCTTCGGAAAAAGGAGCATTAAGCATTCATTTGTCGGTTTTGAGGTCCTGAATAAGCTGAAGGAGCGCGGTAAACTTACTGAGATAACTGGATTGAATGAAGGGGAGCAAGATCTCCTCCTTTTCATGATCAAGAAGCATCACTCAGCCTTAAGGGTCAGTAGGAAGGGAGGATTCAAGGAGTACGAAGCCCTTAGCTGGTTGAAGAAGCATCCTGAAGATGCCCTCGGGTACGCGGATTCCTTCGGGGCTTTCAAGTTGGCGGACTTCGCCTCGGCGATGGGGATGATGGATAGGGTGAGTCGTCTCCTCGAGGCAGATTGGCCTGGGCCTGAGAGAGCCCTCTCAATGCTCGACCAACTGAACGGGGATAAGTTTCGAAAGCAGCTCGAGATCTCAAGGTGCAAGGGTCACGTATCGCTTGCAGCACCGACCGGGTGGGGTAAGACCCTGGTTGGGGTCATGAGCGGGATCCCCGATGGCGCGAGGTACACCAAGCTCTTCTACTCGCTGCCCACCATAACGGCGATAAGGAAGATGAGGGAGAGGATGGGAAGGTACTTCGACCCCGAGGATGTCGGAGAGTACTTCTACTTCGTTGACGTCGACCTCTTCAGGGAGGTAAGGGAGGATGAGGAGGAGAGCAGGCTTTTGGATTTTTACAGACTTTTCATCCCTAAGGTAAACATAACGACGGTAGATCAGATCCTACTCACCCTGATGAGGGCTGGAAAGTACCACATGAGGAGGTTCGAGCTGAGGGGATCCGTGATCGTTTTCGATGAGTATCACCTCCTCCCCGCCAGGATGATAGGGGCCCTGGCGGAGCTCCTGAGCTGGTACGCTCCAAGATACGGTATGAAGGTCCTCCTCATGACGGCAACCCCCCTCAAGGTCTATGAGGACATCCTGAAGAGCTCTCTGGGGGATGTGAGGGCATATGACCTCTCAGGGGAGTACTCGAAGCTCAGGAGGCATCGGATGGAGCTCATCGAGGATATGAGTAAGGGACTGGAGCTAGCTGAGGAACTTGTCAAGGAGGGGAAGAGGGTTTTAGTCGTCATGAACACCGTGGGAAGGGCCATGGAGTTTTACAAAGGGCTGAAAGCATCTGAAAAGCTTCTCCTACACAGCAGGTTCACGGTGAACGATAGGTATGAGAAGGAGGGGAACATTGAGAATTGCAGGGTCCTAGTAGCAACTCAGGTGGCTGAGGTCTCCTTGGACGTGAGTTTCGATGCCCTTATCACGGATCTAGCCCCTATACCCGCGATGATCCAGAGGATGGGTAGGACGAACAGGTACGGGAGCTCGGATGTGAGGGAACCGAACGTCTATGTGATGAAACTAGACCAAGATCATGAGCCTTATAGCTATGAGGAGATGGCTTACTCCCTTCTCCTCCTTGAGGAGATGGCTGATAGGATAGGGGAGGAGGGAGAGGGGATTTACCTGGAGATGCTTAGGGAGTACGATGAGCTCGTCAGGGATTCCCTTCTACAGAAGGTGAATGAGCTAAGGAATGCCGTTAGGGAATCCGTCCTCGAGGAGAATCAGGTCCTCGCCCTCGACGTAAATGAGGAGAGAATAGCTAGGGAGTTAAGGGAGGAGGCCAGCGTCCTGGTAGTTCCGAGTGAGTTCGAGGATGAGGTGAGGGATCTGTTCTCGAAAATGAGGGATGCTAGTTATGAGGAGAGAAATAGGATTTGGGCTGAGATAAAGGGGTACATGGTCCCCGTGAGGCTCTGGATGGCCATGAAGTACGGGAGGGATGTCCCTGGAATACCCCTGCGCGTCATCCGGGGGAGGTATGATCGGGAGCTGGGCCTCCTGATCGATCGCTCATCTTAG
- the cas5 gene encoding CRISPR-associated protein Cas5: protein MSLSRLLPITCYEAGLGELGALTFELAFETAQFKKHVIKLYRDTYISPLPSSIAGLVGAMLGVRRSYLRDFTCEKGLLTGAALLGYEGIVSETMTVVKMKEWGRYIRTPKRSVLLYKPLYKVAVASPDLDLMRDLERRLRKLDFEFEIFGGNDYNFFSNLSNVREGKLVKTREGIGYFRLSDLEGWEGNGTLHIDEVNEEGLVKYAFGQGVVLRLRGESMAVDDGQDRVLVHGSWRFLR, encoded by the coding sequence ATGTCGTTATCGAGGCTGTTGCCGATTACCTGCTACGAGGCCGGGTTGGGTGAGTTGGGAGCCCTGACCTTCGAGCTCGCCTTCGAGACGGCCCAGTTCAAGAAGCATGTGATCAAGCTCTACAGGGACACTTACATCTCCCCGCTCCCATCCTCAATAGCCGGCCTCGTTGGAGCGATGTTAGGGGTTAGAAGGAGCTACCTGCGGGATTTCACCTGTGAGAAGGGTCTTCTGACCGGAGCCGCCCTCCTGGGGTACGAGGGCATCGTGAGCGAGACCATGACGGTGGTCAAGATGAAGGAGTGGGGTCGCTACATAAGGACGCCTAAGAGGAGCGTTCTCCTCTATAAGCCCCTTTACAAGGTAGCGGTGGCTTCCCCCGATCTAGATCTCATGAGGGACCTCGAGAGGAGGTTGAGGAAGCTGGATTTCGAGTTCGAGATATTCGGGGGCAATGACTACAACTTCTTCTCCAACTTGAGCAACGTTAGGGAGGGGAAGCTCGTCAAGACGAGGGAGGGAATCGGTTACTTCAGGCTCTCGGACCTCGAGGGGTGGGAGGGGAACGGGACCCTGCACATAGATGAGGTGAACGAGGAGGGACTCGTCAAGTACGCCTTCGGCCAGGGGGTCGTGCTTAGGCTGAGGGGGGAGTCCATGGCCGTGGATGACGGTCAGGACAGGGTGTTGGTACACGGTTCCTGGAGGTTCCTGAGATGA
- the arsB gene encoding ACR3 family arsenite efflux transporter produces MKERKLGPFERYLTLWIFLAMAIGVALGYMYPGIALRVASLSVGTTSIPIAVGLILMMYPPLAKVRYEEMGTIFREPKLLGFSLIQNWIVGPLVMFLLAVTLLRDFPEYMTGVILVGLARCIAMVIVWNELAEGDRELAVGLVAFNALFQIIFYAIYMYLFITLGLRWFGLGSVEVTVSISEAAATVFTYLGIPFMMGVITRYLSFAYRGRSWFESELAPRISYLTPIALLFTIVIMFSLKGEYIVELPYHVLRVAVPLALYFLIMWFLTFLVCYRLGVDYPRATAVSFTAASNDFELAIAVAVAIWGVNSNQAFATVIGPLLEVPILISLVNVALRLRDKLYGRVPRHSFPTLSQY; encoded by the coding sequence GTGAAGGAGAGGAAGCTGGGTCCCTTTGAGAGATATCTCACTCTCTGGATATTCTTAGCCATGGCGATAGGCGTAGCTCTGGGCTACATGTACCCCGGGATAGCACTCCGCGTAGCCTCACTCAGCGTGGGCACCACCTCGATACCGATAGCCGTTGGGCTCATCCTCATGATGTACCCTCCCTTAGCCAAAGTTAGGTACGAGGAGATGGGGACTATCTTCAGGGAACCCAAGCTTCTGGGATTTTCACTCATCCAGAACTGGATCGTTGGACCTTTGGTTATGTTCCTACTGGCTGTAACCCTACTTAGGGACTTCCCCGAGTACATGACGGGGGTCATACTCGTCGGCCTGGCCAGGTGTATAGCCATGGTAATAGTGTGGAACGAGCTCGCTGAGGGGGATAGGGAGCTCGCGGTGGGGCTAGTGGCTTTCAACGCTCTCTTTCAGATAATCTTCTACGCGATCTACATGTACTTATTCATCACGCTGGGTTTGAGGTGGTTCGGTCTGGGGTCCGTGGAGGTCACCGTATCCATCTCGGAGGCAGCGGCTACCGTCTTCACCTACCTCGGAATTCCGTTCATGATGGGGGTGATCACTAGGTACCTCAGCTTCGCTTACAGAGGTAGGAGTTGGTTCGAGAGCGAACTAGCCCCTAGGATAAGTTATCTGACACCCATAGCCTTACTATTCACTATAGTGATCATGTTCTCCTTGAAGGGCGAGTACATCGTTGAGCTCCCCTATCACGTCCTGAGGGTAGCTGTACCTCTCGCGCTCTACTTCCTCATCATGTGGTTCCTCACGTTCCTCGTTTGCTACAGGCTAGGGGTGGACTACCCCAGGGCCACTGCTGTCTCCTTCACAGCCGCTAGCAATGACTTTGAGCTAGCTATAGCTGTAGCCGTCGCTATATGGGGTGTTAACAGTAATCAAGCTTTCGCTACAGTCATAGGACCATTGCTTGAGGTCCCCATACTGATAAGCTTGGTTAACGTAGCTTTGAGATTGAGGGACAAGCTCTACGGCCGGGTCCCCCGTCACAGCTTCCCTACCCTGTCTCAATATTAG
- the cas7i gene encoding type I-B CRISPR-associated protein Cas7/Cst2/DevR: MPRRAFLTLVLGVTGNVNADAGVGIRVPMKKVVSWNKEVRAFVSPRCVRRGIRTRLSEKGFQIDPQTLERGDQLTDVGDPIKYVDDDLFGYLAPEKGEKKVQPARSGPVKVSPLIALHHTEISVEFAGRFPRADISPESEDANPVPFEIETAQWLGSMHVIISEDVGRFRSDELTGSVLEKLRGEYSPRVSASGETYQLRDDERRARIRALTEILLREGWTFPRGSEATSHPEFHYAVLLLSESFVPMANVLRMNEDLSLDYESLKEYLKVYEWDKAFIIDYRRGSVLEISKGSGELTESKLSEGALDVVIEAVADYLLRGRVG; this comes from the coding sequence ATGCCGAGGAGGGCTTTCCTGACGTTGGTTCTCGGTGTCACCGGTAACGTGAACGCGGATGCCGGTGTTGGGATCAGGGTGCCCATGAAGAAGGTGGTCTCCTGGAACAAGGAGGTCAGGGCCTTCGTCTCCCCTAGGTGCGTGAGGAGGGGGATAAGGACCAGGTTATCCGAGAAGGGGTTCCAGATAGATCCTCAAACGCTTGAGAGGGGAGATCAGCTCACCGACGTGGGCGACCCGATAAAGTACGTGGACGATGACCTCTTCGGCTATCTAGCCCCTGAGAAGGGGGAGAAGAAGGTGCAACCCGCTAGAAGTGGTCCTGTCAAGGTCTCCCCGTTGATAGCTTTGCACCACACAGAGATAAGTGTGGAGTTCGCTGGGAGGTTTCCGAGGGCGGACATAAGCCCAGAGTCTGAGGACGCGAACCCAGTACCTTTCGAGATAGAGACGGCTCAGTGGCTCGGCAGCATGCACGTCATAATTTCGGAGGACGTGGGGAGGTTTAGATCCGATGAGCTCACGGGGAGCGTCCTGGAGAAGCTGCGTGGGGAGTACTCACCGAGGGTCAGCGCCTCGGGCGAGACCTATCAGCTCAGGGATGATGAGAGGAGGGCCAGAATCAGGGCCCTTACCGAGATCCTCCTGAGGGAGGGGTGGACCTTCCCGAGGGGCTCCGAGGCCACAAGTCATCCCGAGTTCCATTACGCCGTGCTTCTCCTCAGCGAGAGCTTCGTACCGATGGCGAACGTCCTGAGGATGAACGAGGACCTCTCCCTGGATTACGAGAGCTTGAAGGAGTACCTGAAGGTCTATGAGTGGGATAAAGCTTTCATCATCGATTATAGGAGGGGAAGCGTCCTCGAGATATCGAAGGGCAGCGGTGAGCTTACGGAGAGTAAGCTGTCAGAGGGGGCTCTCGATGTCGTTATCGAGGCTGTTGCCGATTACCTGCTACGAGGCCGGGTTGGGTGA
- a CDS encoding AsnC family protein, giving the protein MDYLSRLLSEVALIRETLGVECERPLPRSVEPGGSPAHIHATSSLGEDGRLILSSELLHYGDFIIKKEAFSLFIPPEADEVPQVHDLAWAYSGAPRDLWESVRVRPPRPFDNYDPIRLFSLIPRESKLRAIRDTLLYVKASAKRGELSFSLYLHILSRFLGMEIKLTDVDRKVLNVLSTDPYADAKRIKERAGISEASISRSLRKLRMMGCLFGPENVKLWKLGLITVVASFPNRRRYREAFWRFPFTYTQMIPVSGEARVHAYLVVPRASFRDLLGLEKIGVELGIAKRTVQRFNFSPPGDPMTAMVRAYLSSGTSEGLRSFQAEPPPIRLSRTDIRVLNHIMREGKATSSSLSKVGVRSAKQRLGKLRSAGIIGNYYMIGLPIGYEVLLFRISCSYGESDRLASTLASVGTATVSYVEGRRSYCLAFLLSTRELRSGVIRGVRAIYGDGVELAEDVIDVNPMWLLPEELWDERRQTFSWERPLEELLTELRG; this is encoded by the coding sequence ATGGACTACCTGAGCAGGCTGCTGAGCGAGGTAGCGCTCATAAGGGAGACCCTGGGGGTAGAGTGCGAGAGACCACTACCCAGATCAGTCGAGCCCGGTGGTTCTCCGGCTCACATACATGCTACCTCCTCCTTGGGGGAGGACGGAAGGCTTATCCTCTCCTCCGAGCTCTTGCATTACGGGGACTTCATCATAAAGAAGGAGGCTTTCTCCCTATTCATCCCACCTGAAGCTGATGAAGTCCCTCAAGTGCATGATCTCGCTTGGGCTTACTCAGGGGCCCCCAGGGACCTCTGGGAATCCGTCAGGGTGAGGCCCCCCAGGCCCTTCGATAACTACGATCCGATCAGGCTCTTCTCCCTCATACCACGGGAATCGAAGCTTAGGGCCATAAGGGACACGCTGCTCTACGTGAAGGCCTCGGCAAAGAGAGGGGAGCTCAGCTTCTCCCTCTACCTCCACATCTTGAGCAGGTTCCTCGGGATGGAGATCAAGCTTACGGACGTCGATAGGAAGGTGCTGAACGTGCTCTCAACCGACCCTTATGCTGACGCGAAGAGGATCAAGGAGAGGGCCGGGATCAGCGAGGCATCCATCTCCAGATCCCTGAGGAAGCTCAGAATGATGGGATGCTTGTTCGGTCCAGAGAACGTTAAGCTCTGGAAGCTAGGGCTGATAACTGTCGTAGCTTCTTTTCCAAACAGAAGGAGGTATAGGGAGGCCTTCTGGAGGTTCCCGTTCACCTACACGCAGATGATACCCGTATCGGGAGAGGCGAGGGTGCACGCATACCTAGTGGTGCCCCGTGCCTCCTTCAGGGATCTGTTGGGGCTGGAGAAGATTGGGGTGGAACTGGGTATAGCGAAGAGGACCGTGCAGAGGTTCAATTTCTCCCCTCCGGGCGACCCAATGACCGCCATGGTGAGGGCCTATCTCAGCTCCGGGACCTCGGAGGGGTTACGATCCTTCCAAGCCGAACCTCCCCCGATCAGGCTATCCAGGACGGATATTAGGGTTCTGAATCACATAATGAGGGAGGGAAAAGCTACGAGTTCCTCCCTCAGTAAGGTAGGAGTGAGATCTGCAAAACAAAGGCTTGGAAAATTGAGATCAGCCGGGATAATCGGTAACTACTATATGATAGGGCTTCCAATAGGCTATGAGGTCCTCCTATTCAGGATATCCTGCTCCTATGGTGAGTCGGATAGGCTCGCCTCTACCCTCGCCTCCGTGGGCACGGCGACAGTGAGCTACGTGGAGGGAAGGAGGAGTTACTGCTTAGCCTTCTTGCTCTCGACTAGGGAGCTGAGGAGCGGTGTTATCAGAGGCGTGAGAGCTATATATGGGGATGGCGTTGAGCTTGCTGAGGACGTGATTGACGTAAATCCCATGTGGCTCCTGCCCGAGGAGCTCTGGGATGAGAGAAGGCAGACGTTCAGTTGGGAGAGACCGCTTGAAGAGCTCCTGACGGAGCTAAGAGGCTAA
- a CDS encoding site-specific DNA-methyltransferase, whose protein sequence is MLNREGIWEFRRVGDRWIPKVIVGDIRRVAPHLPDNFVDCVITSPPYWMQRDYGHEDQIGREGTPEEYVNEIVKVFEMLRVKLRRTATVFLNVGYKYLNGELILVPEMVALEMRRRGFVLKNKIVWWKPNAMPTSARDRLNNVYEPVLLFVREDGKVSHYFNLEEVSQRSKTFEQYLDLLSIDPEDLLGARVIDPISDRKRRRGKVIGVRFSSKRPVEVLIMWEGDGEEWIAFGDPLKSYPEEVAFECPLCGARISEWDIRLSFSNLNAMMCPECGSDLCRSPDTFPLPKLTEAEREGLREVIDPTVGTRKYITRNPGNSKFLRAGVAFTASPAGRLAIQGEYVSIKRRWAVPQLLIAEFLRYWRSRRQISVEDLDEKLGYSYTAGHWFRSDFGWWGKGGSLPRPSDWIRLKELLGFSGVYDRVVTERVAVLQTVKPHEEGRNPGDVWEIALERYPEAHFSVFPRKLVERAIRIGCPPRGVVLDPFAGSGTVGEVAMRLGRKVILVELVPRFLRLIRGRCGEIEVIREEVLRD, encoded by the coding sequence ATGCTGAACCGCGAGGGTATCTGGGAGTTCAGGAGGGTAGGCGATCGCTGGATCCCGAAGGTGATAGTAGGCGATATCAGGAGGGTCGCCCCTCACCTACCCGATAACTTCGTGGACTGCGTCATCACCTCGCCCCCTTACTGGATGCAACGCGACTACGGGCATGAGGACCAGATAGGGAGGGAGGGGACGCCGGAGGAATACGTCAATGAGATCGTTAAGGTATTCGAGATGCTTCGCGTTAAGCTGAGGAGAACCGCAACAGTGTTCCTGAACGTAGGTTACAAGTACCTGAACGGTGAGCTCATCTTGGTCCCGGAGATGGTTGCGCTCGAGATGAGGAGGAGGGGTTTCGTCCTCAAGAACAAGATAGTCTGGTGGAAGCCGAACGCGATGCCCACCTCGGCCAGGGATAGGCTCAACAACGTTTACGAGCCAGTGCTCCTCTTCGTGAGGGAAGACGGCAAGGTCTCCCACTACTTCAACCTTGAGGAGGTTTCACAGAGATCGAAGACGTTTGAGCAATACTTGGATCTACTTTCCATCGACCCGGAGGACCTGCTAGGAGCTAGGGTCATCGATCCCATTTCCGATAGGAAGAGGAGGAGGGGAAAGGTCATAGGTGTCCGTTTCTCCTCAAAGAGACCCGTGGAGGTCCTCATTATGTGGGAAGGAGATGGGGAGGAGTGGATCGCCTTCGGGGATCCCCTCAAGAGTTACCCCGAGGAGGTGGCCTTCGAGTGCCCCCTGTGCGGGGCGAGGATAAGCGAGTGGGACATAAGGCTCTCCTTCTCGAACCTCAACGCGATGATGTGCCCGGAGTGCGGGTCAGACCTGTGCAGGAGCCCCGATACCTTTCCCCTACCCAAGCTCACCGAGGCGGAGCGGGAGGGGCTCCGGGAGGTGATCGACCCCACTGTCGGGACCAGGAAGTACATCACGAGGAACCCCGGGAACAGCAAGTTCCTGAGGGCGGGAGTAGCGTTCACTGCTTCGCCAGCCGGTAGGCTCGCTATCCAGGGTGAGTACGTATCCATAAAGAGGAGGTGGGCAGTGCCTCAGCTCCTGATAGCTGAGTTCCTGAGGTACTGGAGGAGCAGAAGGCAGATTAGCGTCGAGGACCTCGATGAGAAGCTGGGCTACTCTTACACGGCGGGGCACTGGTTCAGGTCGGACTTCGGGTGGTGGGGCAAGGGGGGCTCCCTACCCAGACCGTCCGACTGGATCCGCCTGAAGGAGCTGCTGGGCTTCAGCGGCGTTTACGATAGGGTGGTGACGGAGAGGGTAGCGGTCCTCCAGACGGTCAAGCCTCACGAGGAGGGGAGGAACCCGGGCGACGTGTGGGAGATAGCCCTGGAGCGGTATCCCGAGGCCCACTTCTCGGTCTTCCCGAGGAAGCTGGTTGAGAGAGCCATTAGGATAGGTTGCCCGCCGAGGGGAGTGGTATTGGATCCTTTCGCGGGATCGGGAACCGTTGGGGAGGTGGCGATGAGGCTGGGAAGGAAGGTAATTCTGGTTGAGCTCGTCCCACGGTTCCTGAGGTTGATAAGGGGGAGGTGCGGGGAGATCGAAGTTATCCGTGAGGAGGTCTTGCGGGACTGA
- a CDS encoding pyridoxal-phosphate dependent enzyme, with protein MSYLARCTSCGRETSNPLDFRCECGSPLDLVLEVNFDRGAIEARERSLWRYSRFFPHASRRISLGEGFTPLIKVGELYLKLDFLNPTGSFKDRGSSLLISTVAEGVRSRGGYVSEDSSGNAGASIAAYSARAGLRAKVYVPEGASGPKLQQILAYGAELVRVSGSREEVTRAAMSEEEGKFYIGHVYHPVFWDAMRTLAYEIAEQTDWKPPDKVFLPVSAGTLLLGVIRGFKHLLSSGELDRAPEVIACQTREVSPLYHRLRGLPYSPPKVVRSVADALISPNPPLLNLMAEELRGFGDADVADEGEIIGAHRELARMGIYVEPSSAVAYAVYKKWLESGKVGEALVILTGTGLKGRLAP; from the coding sequence GTGAGCTACCTAGCCAGGTGCACTTCCTGCGGTCGGGAGACCTCGAACCCCCTCGACTTCAGGTGCGAGTGCGGTTCACCGCTCGACCTCGTTCTGGAGGTGAACTTCGATAGGGGCGCCATAGAGGCGAGGGAGCGCAGCCTGTGGAGGTACTCGAGGTTCTTCCCACACGCCTCGAGGAGGATAAGCCTGGGAGAGGGGTTCACCCCACTCATTAAGGTAGGAGAGCTTTACCTGAAGCTTGACTTCCTAAACCCGACCGGCTCCTTCAAGGACAGGGGCTCCTCCTTGCTCATCTCCACAGTGGCCGAGGGCGTGAGGTCGAGGGGAGGTTACGTGAGCGAGGACTCCTCTGGTAACGCTGGAGCCTCGATAGCAGCTTACTCAGCGAGAGCCGGGCTGAGGGCTAAGGTATACGTCCCTGAGGGCGCTAGCGGACCTAAGTTGCAGCAGATCTTAGCTTACGGTGCTGAGCTTGTTAGGGTGAGCGGGAGCAGGGAGGAGGTGACGAGGGCAGCGATGAGCGAGGAGGAGGGGAAGTTCTACATAGGTCACGTTTACCATCCCGTCTTCTGGGACGCTATGCGCACCCTAGCTTATGAGATAGCTGAGCAGACAGATTGGAAGCCTCCGGATAAGGTCTTCCTTCCTGTCTCAGCTGGAACGTTGCTGCTAGGGGTGATTAGGGGGTTCAAGCACCTCCTGAGCTCGGGTGAGCTCGATAGGGCTCCCGAGGTCATAGCTTGCCAGACGAGGGAGGTATCGCCCCTCTACCATAGGTTGAGGGGGCTACCCTACTCACCTCCCAAGGTGGTTAGAAGCGTCGCTGACGCCCTGATAAGCCCGAACCCTCCCCTCCTGAACCTGATGGCTGAGGAACTCAGGGGATTCGGGGACGCGGACGTTGCTGACGAGGGTGAGATAATAGGGGCCCATAGGGAGCTAGCTAGAATGGGCATATACGTCGAGCCGAGTTCGGCAGTCGCTTATGCGGTGTATAAGAAGTGGTTGGAGAGCGGTAAGGTGGGGGAGGCTCTGGTAATCCTGACGGGTACCGGGTTGAAGGGGAGACTCGCCCCTTGA